From the Candidatus Omnitrophota bacterium genome, the window AAGGTTCTATTTCAAGCGAGAGGCATGGACGTTTCTTCCTCAGCATAATCTGCAAGAGAAGGTTTTCGTTTTTGAACGATTAAGAAAAGTGAAGTCCACTGGACGCCTATCGTATAAGTCGTCATGGAAGGAAGACGACATTGAATACAGGATTGGATATTTCATAATTGGTAAAATTAAGAGAGCCAGAGGGCGATGGGTTTGGGGCCAATTTTGCCCCCTGATACCCATCTCAGATTTTGAGAAGCTGATTTCAAAGGCCAAAAGAGAGAAAGTAATTCTTCCGTGAATTCCGGAACACAATACCTAATTCGAAATGAATAAGTCGGTATTTCTCCAGACCTACGGTTGTCAGATGAACTCCCGCGATTCCGAGGAAGTGATCGGGATGCTGACGGCGCAGGGATACCAAATCGCCGAGGAGCCGGAGAAGGCGGACGTGATACTCCTCAATACGTGTTCGGTGAGGCAGCATGCGGAGGAACGGGCGTTTGGGAAGATGGGCGAGCTGTCGATGATGAAGAAGGAGCGACCTGAGCTTGTGCTCGGCATCATCGGCTGCATGGCCAAGCTAAGGCAGGAGGAAATTTTCAAGCGCTTGCCGCGCGTCGATCTCGTCGCCGGACCGGCGGAACTGTATGATTTGCCGTATCTTCTCGCCGAGATCCAGGAGAAACGCCAGCTCCCAGCTCCTAGCTCCCAGATCCTAGCCAAGGTCATCGCAGTTGGTCGGCAATTCCGCCCGCTGGAGAAGAAGCCGGCGGGGGAGTATCACGCGCCTGGGGTGAAGGCGTTCGTGACGATCATGGAAGGCTGCGACAAGGCCTGCACCTACTGCATCGTGCCGAAGACGCGCGGCCAAGAGATTTCACGTCCGGCTGAGGATATCATTGATGAAATCCGCCACCTGGTTGAGGCGGGATATAAGGAAGTGACCCTGCTGGGCCAGAACGTCAACTCGTACGGCAAGAGATTTCCTGATGGCAGCGGGTACAAGGGACCGCTCGGTCGCCTACGTCTATTAGAGGAAGCGCCAGAGTCGCTGCTCGATTTTCCGCAACTGCTGCGGATGATTGATGCTTCCATTCGATCGCCAGAGCGATATCAGATATCACATGGCCATGTGATATCTGATATCAGGGTTCGGTTTACGACGAGCCATCCGTTTGATGCGAATGAGCGGTTGTTTGCGGCGATGCGGGAGTGCGAGTCGGTCTGCGAGGCTCTGCATTTGCCGGTGCAGTCCGGCTCCAATCGGATCCTGCGCGCGATGCGGCGCGGCTACACGGCCGAGGCGTATCTGAAAAAAATCGAGTTGCTGCGGCGCTACGTGCCAGACATGAGTCTGTCGACGGACATCATTGCGGGGTTTCCCGGTGAGACCGAGGACGATTTTCAGGCCACGATTCGGCTGATGCGCGAGGTAGGCTATGATAATGCCTACATTTTTAAGTATTCGCCGCGGCCAGGCACCGATGCCGCGGCCCGCAAGGATGATGTGCCGCAAGAGGTCAAGGAAGCGCGCAACCAAACACTGCTCGCCCTGCAGGATGATATAGAGGAAGCGCGCCATCACGCGTTGGTGGGGCAGATGGCGCAGATTTTAGTTGAATCGAAGGGGCGGTTTGGAGGACAATGGTTTGGTAAGACCCGTGGCAACCACGGGGTGATCGTTGAAAACGAAGAGCCGTTAGTCGGTCAGTTCGTTGATGTGAACCTGACTCGATCTGTACAGCATACGTTGTTTGGAACGCGAGTAGGGCACTCTACATGCCACGAATCGTCGCGCTCGTTGGACCCACAGCCGTTGGCAAGTCGGCCATCGCGGTAGAGCTAGCCCAGTCGTTGGGAGCGGAAATCGTCTCCTGCGACTCCATGCAGGTCTACCAGCAGATGCCGATCCTCTCGCAGGCTCCCACCAGAGCGCAGCGCGCGCAAGTGCAGCATCATCTCATTGATTGCATCGAGCCCACCGCCGATTTCAGCGTCGGCCAATACCGCAAGATGGCTGTGCCGATTATCGACCAGATTTTAGCGCGCGGCAAGCGCGTCCTCATCGTCGGAGGCACCGGCTTGTATCTGCGGGCGATCACCGAAGGTCTTTGCGAAGCGCCCCCGGGCGATCTGAAAGTCCGCGAGCAGCTCTGGAGCGAGTGCCGCGGGGTGGGGAGTGCGACGCTGCACAATCGGCTGCAAGGCGTTGACGCGACGGCGGCGTCCAAGATTCATCCGAATGACGCGCGCCGTATTATCCGCGCCCTCGAAGTCTATGCGCTCACCGGCAAGCCCATTTCGAGCTGGTGGCGGACCGCCTGCGAGGAAATCAGCGCCGGGCATGTGGCCGTGATCGGGCTCACGCGGGATCGGGACGCGCTGTATCAGTGCATCAACAAGCGGCTGCTGCACATGATCTATGAGGAGGGTGTCATCAATGAGGTGCGCGAGCTGCTCGGGCTGCCGTTGTCGCGCACCGCGCGGCAGGTGCATGGGCTGGCTGATCTCGAGGCGTATCTGGCCGGGGCCCTCACCCTCAAGGAAACCATCACCATCTGGCAGCAGCGCGTGCGCAACTACGCCAAGCGCCAGCTCTCGTGGTTTCGTCAGACCACGGGCATTGCCTGGGCGACGGTGGCGGCTGATGAGCGCTCGTGGGAAACCAGCGCGCGCCTGACGGATCTGATTCGCCACACCGCCGCGGCAAGTGCCGGCCCGCTGTCCTCTGCTGTGTCCATCGCCTAATCGTTTTGCACCCCCCTTGCTGATCGCGACGTGACCGATGCCGACTGAGCGCGCTGTCCTTGTGACCATCGAGCTGGATCGCC encodes:
- the miaB gene encoding tRNA (N6-isopentenyl adenosine(37)-C2)-methylthiotransferase MiaB; translated protein: MNSRDSEEVIGMLTAQGYQIAEEPEKADVILLNTCSVRQHAEERAFGKMGELSMMKKERPELVLGIIGCMAKLRQEEIFKRLPRVDLVAGPAELYDLPYLLAEIQEKRQLPAPSSQILAKVIAVGRQFRPLEKKPAGEYHAPGVKAFVTIMEGCDKACTYCIVPKTRGQEISRPAEDIIDEIRHLVEAGYKEVTLLGQNVNSYGKRFPDGSGYKGPLGRLRLLEEAPESLLDFPQLLRMIDASIRSPERYQISHGHVISDIRVRFTTSHPFDANERLFAAMRECESVCEALHLPVQSGSNRILRAMRRGYTAEAYLKKIELLRRYVPDMSLSTDIIAGFPGETEDDFQATIRLMREVGYDNAYIFKYSPRPGTDAAARKDDVPQEVKEARNQTLLALQDDIEEARHHALVGQMAQILVESKGRFGGQWFGKTRGNHGVIVENEEPLVGQFVDVNLTRSVQHTLFGTRVGHSTCHESSRSLDPQPLASRPSR
- the miaA gene encoding tRNA (adenosine(37)-N6)-dimethylallyltransferase MiaA; translated protein: MPRIVALVGPTAVGKSAIAVELAQSLGAEIVSCDSMQVYQQMPILSQAPTRAQRAQVQHHLIDCIEPTADFSVGQYRKMAVPIIDQILARGKRVLIVGGTGLYLRAITEGLCEAPPGDLKVREQLWSECRGVGSATLHNRLQGVDATAASKIHPNDARRIIRALEVYALTGKPISSWWRTACEEISAGHVAVIGLTRDRDALYQCINKRLLHMIYEEGVINEVRELLGLPLSRTARQVHGLADLEAYLAGALTLKETITIWQQRVRNYAKRQLSWFRQTTGIAWATVAADERSWETSARLTDLIRHTAAASAGPLSSAVSIA